The following coding sequences lie in one Desmodus rotundus isolate HL8 chromosome 1, HLdesRot8A.1, whole genome shotgun sequence genomic window:
- the CYSRT1 gene encoding cysteine-rich tail protein 1, producing the protein MLAVPLRARPWPPPTSEEKVGGRCAGGAKPLGILGTPFLSPAHGHTPPEEGKGCCQLFCSQALGLGLEDKSTDYHCRFRRAMDPHEMVVKNPYAHISIPRAHLRPDLERQLEVAPSSVELQPLPVGLCTLGPTRLLQPIEEGPGPKGAKGAKGAKGAKGATFVKGQQAWQQPGNPCCRGQRPAGLTYTGLPPIGRGDDIAHHCWCCPCCSCCHCPRFCRCHSCCCVVS; encoded by the exons ATGCTGGCAGTGCCCCTCAGAGCCAGGCCATGGCCACCGCCCACCTCAGAAGAAAAGGTGGGTGGCCGCTGTGCGGGAGGAGCTAAGCCTCTCGGGATCCTGGGAACCCCATTTTTGAGTCCCGCCCATGGCCACACCCCTCCCGAGGAGGGAAAAGGCTGCTGCCAGTTGTTCTGCTCACAGGCACTGGGACTTGGCCTGGAGGACAAGAGCACTGACTACCACTGCCGCTTCAG GCGGGCCATGGACCCCCACGAGATGGTCGTCAAGAACCCGTATGCCCACATCAGCATCCCCCGGGCCCACCTGCGGCCTGACCTGGAGCGACAGCTGGAGgtggctccctcctctgtggaACTGCAGCCTCTGCCTGTGGGTCTCTGCACCCTGGGGCCTACCCGCCTCCTGCAGCCCATTGAGGAGGGCCCAGGGCCCAAGGGTGCCAAGGGTGCCAAGGGCGCCAAGGGCGCTAAGGGGGCCACCTTTGTCAAGGGCCAGCAGGCCTGGCAGCAGCCTGGCAACCCCTGTTGTCGCGGGCAGCGCCCCGCAGGACTGACCTACACGGGCCTGCCACCCATTGGGCGCGGTGACGACATCGCCCACCACTGCTGGTGCTgtccctgctgctcctgctgccacTGCCCTCGGTTCTGCCGCTGCCACAGCTGCTGCTGTGTTGTCTCCTAG
- the RNF224 gene encoding RING finger protein 224 → MLQPEGLQASEEETAAGVRRSDCIICYSAYDLTGHLPRRLYCGHTFCQACVRRLDAPAHEQRWIPCPQCRQSTPTPRGGVAMLDLDLAAFLAIKAEREPPRVEPRPPAPLKGGATVTRQPAVLCPTLGPQPHFPQSRCCCWGCSALCWDPSGSSEA, encoded by the coding sequence ATGCTGCAGCCAGAGGGTCTCCAGGCCTCTGAGGAGGAGACAGCTGCCGGGGTCCGGCGAAGCGACTGCATCATCTGCTACTCGGCCTACGATCTCACGGGGCACTTGCCGCGCCGCCTGTACTGCGGCCACACTTTCTGCCAGGCGTGTGTGCGGCGGTTGGACGCACCGGCCCACGAGCAGCGCTGGATCCCCTGCCCGCAGTGCCGCCAGAGCACGCCCACGCCGCGCGGAGGGGTGGCCATGCTGGACCTCGACCTGGCTGCCTTCCTGGCCATCAAGGCCGAGCGGGAGCCGCCTCGTGTGGAGCCCCGGCCTCCCGCACCCCTCAAAGGGGGCGCCACCGTCACTCGGCAGCCCGCCGTGCTCTGCCCCACCTTGGGGCCCCAGCCCCACTTCCCCCAgtccaggtgctgctgctggggctgcagcGCCCTCTGCTGGGACCCCTCGGGCAGCTCCGAGGCCTGA
- the SLC34A3 gene encoding sodium-dependent phosphate transport protein 2C isoform X2 codes for MPNSFAGGHVNPPTLDTIGLVDQSLGNAGTSSSAPVLEEGDVDPWALPQLKDTGQSWRELSMSGRLLWVLSGIFKACGLLGGLYLFICSLDILNSAFQLLGSKVAGDIFKDDVVLSSPVAGLVIGVLATVLVQSSSTSSAIVVSMVASKLLTVQASVPVIMGINVGTSITSTLVSMAQSGDRDEFRRAFGGSAVHSIFNWLTVLVLLPLEGAAAPLEKLSALALGAASLQAGGRVPDILKVLTQPLTHLLVQLDADVIASSAAGNATNSSLVKQWCGARVDTTPGNSSNCGSATAGPCPERDGSVTVEQLPCHHLFAGTSLTDPAVGCILLAGSLLVLCTCLVLIVKLLNSMLRGQVAQAVRTAINADFPFPVGWLSGYLAILVGAGLTFVLQSSSVFTAAIVPLLGVGVISLERAYPLLLGSNIGTTATALLAALASPSNVLLSALQVAVIHFFFNLAGILLWYVVPLLRLPVPLAKRFGNLTARYRWVALAYLLLSFLLLPLAAFGLSLAGDTVLAAVGGPLVALVLLVVLVNVLQRRRPAWLPRPLRSWAWLPLGLRSLEPWDRLLSRCCPSPAATREAHCYENPEILASQQL; via the exons ATGCCAAATTCATTCGCTGGTGGCCACGTCAATCCCCCCACCCTGGACACCATTGGCCTGGTGGACCAGAGTCTAGGAAATGCAG GGACCTCCAGTTCTGCCCCTGTCTTGGAAGAGGGAGATGTGGACCCCTGGGCCCTCCCTCAGCTGAAGGACACTGGCCAGTCCTGGAGAG AACTCAGCATGTCCGGCCGGCTGCTGTGGGTGCTCAGCGGCATCTTCAAGGCCTGTGGGCTCCTGGGTGGCCTCTATCTCTTCATCTGCTCGCTGGACATCCTGAACTCTGCCTTCCAGCTGCTCGGCA GCAAAGTGGCTGGAGACATATTTAAGGACGACGTGGTGCTGTCCAGCCCCGTGGCCGGACTGGTCATCGGGGTGCTGGCTACAGTGCTCGTGCAGAGCTCCAGCACGTCGTCTGCCATTGTGGTCAGCATGGTGGCCTCCAAGC TGCTGACCGTCCAGGCATCTGTGCCTGTCATCATGGGCATCAACGTGGGCACGTCCATCACCAGCACCCTGGTCTCTATGGCGCAGTCGGGGGACCGGGATGAGTTTCGGAG GGCCTTTGGTGGCTCGGCTGTGCACAGCATCTTCAACTGGCTCAcggtgctggtgctgctgcccCTGGAGGGTGCTGCGGCGCCGCTGGAGAAACTCAGCgccctggccctgggggctgCCAGCCTACAGGCCGGTGGGCGCGTGCCGGACATCCTCAAGGTGCTGACGCAGCCGCTCACACACCTCCTTGTGCAG CTGGATGCGGACGTGATAGCCAGCAGCGCCGCGGGCAATGCCACCAACAGCAGCCTTGTTAAGCAATGGTGCGGCGCCAGGGTGGACACG ACCCCAGGGAACAGCAGCAACTGCGGATCGGCCACTGCTGGCCCCTGCCCTGAGAGGGATGGCTCGGTCACCGTGGAGCAGCTGCCCT GCCACCACCTGTTTGCAGGCACCTCGCTCACAGACCCGGCTGTGGGCTGCATCCTGCTGGCCGGCTCCCTGCTCGTCCTGTGCACCTGCCTGGTCCTCATCGTCAAGCTGCTGAACTCCATGCTGCGCGGCCAGGTGGCCCAAGCCGTGAGGACAGCCATCAACGCCG ACTTCCCCTTCCCAGTCGGCTGGCTCAGTGGCTACCTGGCCATCCTGGTGGGAGCTGGTCTGACCTTCGTGCTCCAGAGCAGCAGCGTCTTCACAGCGGCCATTGTGCCGCTTCTGG GGGTCGGGGTGATCAGCCTGGAGCGGGCGTACCCCCTCTTGCTGGGCTCCAACATTGGCACAACCGCCACAgccctgctggctgccctggCCAGCCCCTCCAACGTGCTGCTAAGTGCCCTCCAG GTTGCTGTCATCCACTTCTTCTTCAACTTGGCTGGCATCCTGCTGTGGTACGTAGTGCCGCTTCTGCGGCTGCCGGTCCCGCTGGCCAAGCGCTTCGGAAACCTGACCGCCCGCTACCGCTGGGTGGCGCTCGCCTACCTACTGCTcagcttcctgctgctgcccctggcCGCCTTCGGGCTCTCCCTGGCGGGGGACACGGTGCTGGCCGCCGTCGGGGGGCCCCTGGTGGCGCTGGTGCTCCTCGTCGTCCTGGTCAATGTCCTGCAGCGGCGACGGCCAGCCTGGCTGCCCCGCCCTCTGCGGTCCTGGGCCTGGCTCCCCCTCGGGCTGCgctccctggagccctgggatcGCCTGCTGAGCCGCTGCTGCCCGTCTCCCGCCGCCACCAGGGAGGCCCACTGCTACGAGAACCCCGAGATCCTGGCCTCCCAGCAGCTGTGA
- the SLC34A3 gene encoding sodium-dependent phosphate transport protein 2C isoform X1 codes for MRSSPRRPPSALLRSAGLPTPLPSCWQLDSWEEGGQGGHLRDGDGGRGAGCGKHRPVSSELSMSGRLLWVLSGIFKACGLLGGLYLFICSLDILNSAFQLLGSKVAGDIFKDDVVLSSPVAGLVIGVLATVLVQSSSTSSAIVVSMVASKLLTVQASVPVIMGINVGTSITSTLVSMAQSGDRDEFRRAFGGSAVHSIFNWLTVLVLLPLEGAAAPLEKLSALALGAASLQAGGRVPDILKVLTQPLTHLLVQLDADVIASSAAGNATNSSLVKQWCGARVDTTPGNSSNCGSATAGPCPERDGSVTVEQLPCHHLFAGTSLTDPAVGCILLAGSLLVLCTCLVLIVKLLNSMLRGQVAQAVRTAINADFPFPVGWLSGYLAILVGAGLTFVLQSSSVFTAAIVPLLGVGVISLERAYPLLLGSNIGTTATALLAALASPSNVLLSALQVAVIHFFFNLAGILLWYVVPLLRLPVPLAKRFGNLTARYRWVALAYLLLSFLLLPLAAFGLSLAGDTVLAAVGGPLVALVLLVVLVNVLQRRRPAWLPRPLRSWAWLPLGLRSLEPWDRLLSRCCPSPAATREAHCYENPEILASQQL; via the exons ATGAGGAGCTCTCCACGAAGACCACCTTCTGCTCTGCTCCGCTCTGCTGGGCTGcctacccctcttccctcctgctggCAGCTAGActcctgggaggaaggaggacaaGGAGGCCACCTGCGGGACGGGgacgggggcaggggggcaggctGTGGAAAGCATCGCCCTGTGTCCTCAGAACTCAGCATGTCCGGCCGGCTGCTGTGGGTGCTCAGCGGCATCTTCAAGGCCTGTGGGCTCCTGGGTGGCCTCTATCTCTTCATCTGCTCGCTGGACATCCTGAACTCTGCCTTCCAGCTGCTCGGCA GCAAAGTGGCTGGAGACATATTTAAGGACGACGTGGTGCTGTCCAGCCCCGTGGCCGGACTGGTCATCGGGGTGCTGGCTACAGTGCTCGTGCAGAGCTCCAGCACGTCGTCTGCCATTGTGGTCAGCATGGTGGCCTCCAAGC TGCTGACCGTCCAGGCATCTGTGCCTGTCATCATGGGCATCAACGTGGGCACGTCCATCACCAGCACCCTGGTCTCTATGGCGCAGTCGGGGGACCGGGATGAGTTTCGGAG GGCCTTTGGTGGCTCGGCTGTGCACAGCATCTTCAACTGGCTCAcggtgctggtgctgctgcccCTGGAGGGTGCTGCGGCGCCGCTGGAGAAACTCAGCgccctggccctgggggctgCCAGCCTACAGGCCGGTGGGCGCGTGCCGGACATCCTCAAGGTGCTGACGCAGCCGCTCACACACCTCCTTGTGCAG CTGGATGCGGACGTGATAGCCAGCAGCGCCGCGGGCAATGCCACCAACAGCAGCCTTGTTAAGCAATGGTGCGGCGCCAGGGTGGACACG ACCCCAGGGAACAGCAGCAACTGCGGATCGGCCACTGCTGGCCCCTGCCCTGAGAGGGATGGCTCGGTCACCGTGGAGCAGCTGCCCT GCCACCACCTGTTTGCAGGCACCTCGCTCACAGACCCGGCTGTGGGCTGCATCCTGCTGGCCGGCTCCCTGCTCGTCCTGTGCACCTGCCTGGTCCTCATCGTCAAGCTGCTGAACTCCATGCTGCGCGGCCAGGTGGCCCAAGCCGTGAGGACAGCCATCAACGCCG ACTTCCCCTTCCCAGTCGGCTGGCTCAGTGGCTACCTGGCCATCCTGGTGGGAGCTGGTCTGACCTTCGTGCTCCAGAGCAGCAGCGTCTTCACAGCGGCCATTGTGCCGCTTCTGG GGGTCGGGGTGATCAGCCTGGAGCGGGCGTACCCCCTCTTGCTGGGCTCCAACATTGGCACAACCGCCACAgccctgctggctgccctggCCAGCCCCTCCAACGTGCTGCTAAGTGCCCTCCAG GTTGCTGTCATCCACTTCTTCTTCAACTTGGCTGGCATCCTGCTGTGGTACGTAGTGCCGCTTCTGCGGCTGCCGGTCCCGCTGGCCAAGCGCTTCGGAAACCTGACCGCCCGCTACCGCTGGGTGGCGCTCGCCTACCTACTGCTcagcttcctgctgctgcccctggcCGCCTTCGGGCTCTCCCTGGCGGGGGACACGGTGCTGGCCGCCGTCGGGGGGCCCCTGGTGGCGCTGGTGCTCCTCGTCGTCCTGGTCAATGTCCTGCAGCGGCGACGGCCAGCCTGGCTGCCCCGCCCTCTGCGGTCCTGGGCCTGGCTCCCCCTCGGGCTGCgctccctggagccctgggatcGCCTGCTGAGCCGCTGCTGCCCGTCTCCCGCCGCCACCAGGGAGGCCCACTGCTACGAGAACCCCGAGATCCTGGCCTCCCAGCAGCTGTGA
- the TMEM141 gene encoding transmembrane protein 141 isoform X1, with product MVNLGLSRVDDAVAAKHPGLGEYAACQSKAFVKGIFTFVTGTGATLGLQMFLQRKFKYLFQWNVLGAVVAGSAASYWVTRVETQKCSDLWLFLETSKLPTDTGPGLTSPRFSSQ from the exons ATGGTGAACCTGGGCCTGTCCCGGGTGGACGACGCCGTAGCTGCCAAGCACCCG ggactGGGCGAGTATGCCGCCTGCCAGTCGAAAGCCTTCGTGAAGGGCATTTTCACCTTTGTCACAG GCACCGGTGCGACCTTGGGCCTGCAGATGTTCCTTCAGAGGAAGTTTAAGTACCTCTTTCAGTGGAACGTCCTGGGGGCCGTGG tCGCAGGCTCCGCGGCCAGCTACTGGGTGACACGAGTGGAGACACAGAAATGCAGCGACCTCTGGCTCTTCCTGGAGACCAGCAAGCTGCCCACAGACACGGGCCCAG GCCTCACTTCACCTCGGTTTTCGTCACAGTGA
- the TMEM141 gene encoding transmembrane protein 141 isoform X2, producing MVNLGLSRVDDAVAAKHPGLGEYAACQSKAFVKGIFTFVTGTGATLGLQMFLQRKFKYLFQWNVLGAVVAGSAASYWVTRVETQKCSDLWLFLETSKLPTDTGPDQRS from the exons ATGGTGAACCTGGGCCTGTCCCGGGTGGACGACGCCGTAGCTGCCAAGCACCCG ggactGGGCGAGTATGCCGCCTGCCAGTCGAAAGCCTTCGTGAAGGGCATTTTCACCTTTGTCACAG GCACCGGTGCGACCTTGGGCCTGCAGATGTTCCTTCAGAGGAAGTTTAAGTACCTCTTTCAGTGGAACGTCCTGGGGGCCGTGG tCGCAGGCTCCGCGGCCAGCTACTGGGTGACACGAGTGGAGACACAGAAATGCAGCGACCTCTGGCTCTTCCTGGAGACCAGCAAGCTGCCCACAGACACGGGCCCAG ATCAGCGCTCCTAG
- the CCDC183 gene encoding coiled-coil domain-containing protein 183 has protein sequence MKTRSEGDMDEQIQELKTITRLQEQCRTLQTQAVKEKTAKNKATQALLRSNIRQGAQDWALAKKDDQRSISKACGKDVSTRLAHCRCTMEVAREKLRKYVFDRVNVHNALIHLARRRGQQLESMQLELASLQNQPTATKEELRLLQVIRQLENNIEKTMIKITTSQNIHLLYVDLLDYLKKELAGYPTELDKLQNLVAEYCSELSDMTVMSQDAMMITDEVKMTMRQGEATFIEERRARENRLNQQKKLIDKIHTKETSEKFRWGRRDLDFPSNLMGMETLKVRKREASVANIEYQTNMTALVEKIKTAVRCSRLWDITGQFLAQRTTEGNLELQMEDCEARRTQLGALMRKLEMEEALLKFHQAPSSNSFESVQKKMKDTLREEEERLQLAHTNMTKSQKLLLTIQTGIDNLYIRLIGIILPLAPKEVVPLDNLDVHGKLEYCERKLLYLADRVRTLSMTEEINTKVRDALESSTLKEKQNTRISFEDLEEDMIETFHFADVDHSYVPSRAEIKGQAQRVIEGKLKVAKKKK, from the exons ATGAAGACGCGGAGCGAGGGGGATATGGACGAGCAGATCCAGGAGCTGAAGACCATTACTCGGCTCCAGG AGCAATGCCGGACGCTGCAGACCCAGGCGGTGAAAGAGAAGACAGCCAAAAACAAGGCGACGCAGGCGCTCTTGCGCAGCAACATCCGTCAGGGAGCCCAAGACTGGGCTTTGGCCAAGAAG GACGACCAGCGGTCCATCTCCAAGGCCTGCGGGAAGGACGTGTCCACGAGGCTGGCGCACTGCCGCTGCACTATGGAG GTGGCGCGGGAGAAGCTGCGCAAGTACGTCTTCGACCGTGTGAACGTGCACAACGCGCTGATCCATCTGGCGCGGCGGCGCGGGCAGCAGCTGGAGAGCATGCAGCTGGAGCTGGCCAGCCTGCAGAACCAGCCCACCGCCACTAAGGAAGAGCTGCGCCTGCTGCAG GTCATCCGCCAGCTGGAGAACAACATCGAAAAGACGATGATCAAGATCACCACGAGCCAGAACATCCACCTGCTGTACGTGGACCTCCTGGACTATCTAAAGAAA GAGCTGGCGGGATACCCCACAGAGCTGGACAAACTGCAGAATCTCGTGGCCGAGTACTGCTCAGAACTGTCGGACATGACTGTCATGTCCCAGGACGCCATGATGATTACGGACGAGGTCAAG ATGACCATGAGACAAGGGGAGGCAACCTTCATCGAGGAACGCCGGGCACGGGAGAACAGGCTGAACCAGCAGAAGAAGCTGATCGACAAGATCCACACCAAGGAGACCAGTGAGAAATTCCGCTGG GGCCGGAGGGACTTGGACTTCCCCTCCAATCTCATGGGGATGGAGACCCTGAAAG tGAGGAAAAGAGAGGCCTCCGTGGCCAACATCGAATACCAGACCAACATGACCGCGTTGGTGGAGAAAATCAAGACGGCTGTGCGCTGCTCCCGCCTCTGG GACATCACAGGCCAGTTCCTGGCTCAGAGGACCACGGAGGGCAACCTGGAGCTGCAGATGGAGGACTGTGAGGCAAGGCGGACTCAGCTGGGAGCCCTGATGAGGAAGCTGGAGATGGAGGAGGCGCTGCTCAAGTTCCACCAGGCGCCCAGCTCCAACAG CTTTGAGTCCgtccagaagaaaatgaaggacacgctgagggaggaggaggagcggcTGCAGCTGGCCCACACTAACATGACCAAGAGCCAGAAGCTGCTGCTGACCATCCAGACGGGCATCGACAACCTGTATATCCGGCTCATTGGCATCATCCTGCCCCTGGCCCCG AAAGAAGTGGTGCCCTTGGACAACCTAGATGTGCATGGCAAGCTGGAGTACTGCGAGAGGAAGCTGCTGTACCTGGCCGACAGAGTGCGGACGCTGTCCATGACCGAGGAG ATCAACACGAAGGTGAGGGATGCCCTGGAATCCTCGACTCTGAAGGAGAAGCAGAACACCAGGATCAGTTTTGAGGACCTAGAGGAGGATATGATAG AAACCTTCCACTTCGCGGATGTGGACCACAGCTATGTCCCCTCGCGGGCCGAGATCAAGGGGCAGGCCCAGCGCGTGATCGAGGGGAAGCTCAAAGTGGCCAAGAAGAAGAAGTGA